The sequence below is a genomic window from Macadamia integrifolia cultivar HAES 741 chromosome 1, SCU_Mint_v3, whole genome shotgun sequence.
TCACCGTCATCATACCTACCacacgaacactaggatagcctaatGGTGGCAGCTTCGGCTTGAAGAACTGGCGTCTAAGGGAGGAGGTTGAACGATTAAACCTTGTCATATGCTtagtgtgtgtgggtgtgtaTGTATATATAGGAGTAGGTGGCCATTGGCCCTACTAGCACCCAGTAGTGGCGTTTAATAGAATagagtaacaaaaaaaaaaaaaaattatcagccatcgtcatcatcattgttaaaaaagtaaattacttgTTAGTCTAGCCCATAGTTTTGGTACTTCTGCTAGGTATTTTAAGCTCTGATCAACGTCAGGTAGTAAGATAGAGAGCATAAATAATATTGTactttttagattttttaaagttttttattttccatgacaaagaaaaaaaaacagtgtgtttaatttattttgaaagTAAATATGTACCGGATACAAATGTCAAATTTTCAATATAtaagtgaaaatttttaattacCTATTACCCAATCTTTATCATTGGAAAAAGTTTTTCTGTAGTGTGGGGTGAAGGAAAAGTATATCCATTTAGGATTATAAATGCTTTGCCCCTTAGTCAATAATAACCTATTACTGTTCACTAATACCCTCTGCACACTATTTGAAGGATATGATTTGGAAGATGAGAAAGACCTAAGGTATGATCAGTACGTTGATCAGGTAGATTAGATTGTAAAAATATCATTACTAGCTACTATATTATAGTTCACAAGTGAAGCATATATGATTAAACTGTTAGATCTCCCTATGCGTTCGAGtccaaaaccctattgaggaaatcacataggaaaaataagaacataaaACTAATAAagttatggaggatcgatttgtacctttcacctagtatgctgaagatgattgatgttggttacttctcttggcttggctatggatcttctacaaccccttaaacttctttggttctctcactttagtggtaaagtggggaggagtgaataatggctgtaagGATCCAAAAcccagtatttataatactgtcttgcactcaaaaccctaatccataatgGGTTGGGttagcatatccctaaacttgagagtgaaccgaaccggttcatgcaactCAATTCACACCCATTTagtcaacccgaataattaatttagcccataaatccaacaatctcctacttgggctacattaattataaaaatGTTTTTAAATTGGTATGGCCATAGAATctcattacattaaccactcttactatGATTCAGTTAAAAAATCATTCACATCGAACAACAGcaggcatacaactttctgtcattataaacataagtaagtttctgaACACGAATCTCTGTGGGATACTAATTACACtattgtcattccatgtaggtccttaactgtgatattaaccttcactatGACAATTCACCTTTGATCTGTGATTAATATCTAATTGTGGTTTTCCTCCTATAAattgtggcaaatattgcctttGAATTGTGACAAATACTGTTTTAAAATATGgtaaacattaccttttgaactgtggcaaaatattgcctataactaagacaattactatctataaaaatattctcaaatgaaaccataaaccaaataataaaagaaataactatgcataatgtaaatgctaaaacttaaccataattcatcaaactatgCCCTAAAACATACgagctaaggttcaaaacataaataaatactaaacaaaatcaaagctcccactaaccaagcatttcaaataattgTATATAAAGAAATCTTAACTACtggtgatcagtctacctctccctttcttaacatcatcctgcttatcaaccccagaattcttcctcttctctaaccatttcttgaaaataaagcaGTCCCTCTTCACATGTcatttcttatggcaccagaaataTTCTACATTGTTGgtcttctcttcatcctgaacctcttgagatgtgtcaagttcttgagagctattagtcctgtcatatggcttgaagCTTCCTTTGTTGGAAAAATTCTTGTTCCTTTTGCTTGGTTCACCAGAAAttcccttgtggaaagttgcatgtgcattCTCAAACctgatttgtttcaatttttcttccttttgagtgcaaatggaaataagCTCATTTAAGCTCCAATCAttcttcagtgcaatgtaggtagactggataaccttatactaactagggagggtattcagtacaatgtgtacaatatattcttcatcgatctgtattccaagatccttaagtttaccagcatcagtagctacaccaaAAATGCATTCTCTAACACTTCCATATCCATCATACTTTATATTCATTAGTATgatcatcaatgtggtttttctcagctttcttgttgtgttaaAACCTAACTTTAATAACATTCAGGAATTCTTTtacagtgtctttgatctctatgttcccaagtataatttcaggaactgacTTTTtcaaaaccagtatgcactttctgtttgctttagtctatttcttaaacttgatcctttcagcacttctgttcgagtctgtgagaggctcaggtttaggctccctaagtgccacgTCTAAGttaagaagacctaaatgcaattttaattcctctacccacttttgatagttgttaccagtgagcattaggatggaagatacataacttgagggaatggttATCCTACTACAGCAGTaataacaacacaatacatgccagatttcaaaatataaatcataatataaaaacatgtaatactatcaatatatttaaaataagagttacaactaaaactttatccctatcctttgggacagtaATCAACTGATGctattatattcttcttttaactgtgaaaacaacgcTAACTTCAGAATTCAATCACCATTGGGCAAAAAAATTCCTAATTCAATGTCTCTTTCTGAATTATGGATAATTATCTttaaaccttgatgacataacctttgaaaaagtatcacctttactgttggggaagatacaatcgaactgaatgtaccattttggtgggtttcactcaattctatcatatctttttcattgaaaatgtatatctttatgttcaaaacatacatataaatatgtcactaggacaacaataatcATACAAAAGTTACAACCGCAATTACATTCCTAttctttgggctaagaatgcactggtcctcttgtaaatccatatttactgtgaaaagaacaataaattttaaaatttctttatttttgggcttaggaacctttaagttactgtcattttcttaactttggtgacatcacctttgggcaaatgtcacctacattgctgcCCTGTGGAATACCATGGAATAATAAGATgcaccactttggtggattatACCTCAACCTTTCATGGTTTCttaaaaaattactttgcagCTAAGAATGAGCGAAAACTTACACCCTTtttcatattaacatatctcaatttaaaaacatttcccaatttcatggtaatcaataacatatacattttttaaagcattgatttaggccttcttgtttcaatgattaaaNNNNNNNNNNNNNNNNNNNNTACTTTCCCCCAGTCAACACCGATCAACTCAAGTATTAAGGTCGACTTGATTAGTTCAACCATGGCTCGATTCATTAAccttgatttgatttgattggttTGATGTAGCCTGGTCTAtgactttttcttccttcttaaaaatttaaaaatttacaaTCAATTCATATAATATCGTGAGACATTATCCTCGTCAATTGTATATTGTCTTCCTTGCTTCAACCCATCATTAGTTAAACAATTGAAATAAAAGCATGAGGCCCAAACTCCAAAGTCGAATCGGAATTGAACCCAAGCGATTCACTTTGATCTGAATTAAATCCAtttactttgatttgatttcagcCATTTAAAAATCGTTAAATAATAAAGATTTTAATGGCTTGTACACTAAAGACAAAAtaaatattgtttaagtggTTTTCAAAACCAGAATCCAAATCCACCTCTTAAGGTGGTTTTCAAAAACATAAACCAAATCCATGTTTTGCTTTTACCTTTTCCAAAGCAACCAATTTgtatattacttttcttttattaaaaataaaatcacaaaatttCCGTTAGCTCCTCATATCTAATATTTCCACATATCAATAGACAGGGAAAGAATACCCTAAAAAAGGGATGAACAGAGCCGCCATAGTCGCAGGCTAGCAAGTGGGGCCAATGTTGGTCACCCCCGACCCTAATGAACGTCTTCTGTACCGACAACCATGTTTCTAATATTTAGAAATCCGATTACAATTCAAAACACCCAAAGTCCCTCTTCATGAAAACCCGATTTCAAACTAAAATCGGATAGAATAAATTCTCGATCTTACAATTTCTGATGTAAGTGTTAATGAAAACCCCATATGAAAAAATCacatttaaattcaaaataacTCGATgccaatattttgtttatttatttaattttaaatgggATAATCACAACCATTATCAATCATCACAATCAATTCTTGTTCCATGTGATCAGCTCTGATACTACTTGTTAGATCTCCCTATGGATTTTAGTccgaaaccctattgaggaaaccacacaggaaaaacaagaatataAATCTAACAAagttatggaggatcgatttgtatcTCTTACCTAGTAtactgaagatgattgatgttggccacctccactttcgctctcttggcttggctatggatcttctacaaccccttaaacctcatTGGTTCTCGTGGTAAAGTGAggagagtgaataatggttgtagggacccaaaacccagtatttataatactatcctgcaccaaaaccctaatccacaatgggttgggccagcatattcctaaacttgagagtggactgAACTGGTTCATGCAACTCGATTCTCACCCATTTAGTCAAcctgaataattaatttagcccataaatccaacaaaaacTACATGAAGAGAAAAGTGATTCCCCATTGCCTTTGCATGAAGTTGAGGAGCTCCTTGAGTTCCATGTCTCCACTGATGTATCCATTCTGGTCAAGATCCGTTCAGGACATTGCAACACGGGCTTTCCATCTGCAGAATCAGAAGCCGAGGCTTTGCTGCGCTTCTTCTAGCTCTTTTCTGCTTATGCAGCCATCCCTGTTGGTGTCAACACGCTTCACCCATTCCCTGATAACTTATCAGGAGTCATGGGAATAACAAGAAGATGGTGCATATGTGAGCTAGCTAGGACTTAGATGTGAAAAATGTATATGCTATATAGATAGGTATAGTATATATATGCAGTAGAGATTAATAAAGCGAGACAACTAAAGAACGTAGAGAAAGGGTCTGTCACACTCCAAGGAAAGAAGTTTAttagttttttgttttaatttattaGAGCCCCAAAATGGAGTATTGCTTCCCTTCTTTTATGGGTACTCATGGGTATTTTTGTTAGGTTACCTTTAGTACTCCATTACCTTTATTCCTACCTACTGGACTTTGGACCTCAAGGTTATTAACTTAACAAAGCAACTCTAAATCCAAGTGTCCTATCTAACTTGATTAACAAGTAAGTTCGATTCTCCACACCTTTTTTGTTACTTTGAAGACCAATGACTAATAGAATCTTATTCTAGCTACAGATGGAACTGtcctaataaaaaaatattaaagaagaGGGCTATGGCCAAGGCATTCTTCTTTTGTCTCTTGTTAAGAAAACCACAACCTCAGCCCTTGCTATTTCCTCCGTgggcttctctttctctcagtCTGAACTAATTAAAAGAGGCCTTGTCAAGCACTGAAGCCATGGCTGAACTATTTTGACCATAGTTTGGAAACCAAATTCGAACGGAAACAACAGATTCTTCACCCTCAAGAGACCCTTCGAAGTAACTCATCCTTATTCGCCCCAAGGACAAGGTGACTCAAGGGGTAGCTTAATTGGCAAAGACGAACATCTCACTATTattgaactaaaaaaaaacaaatcatggTAAAGTATGGTGGTTCCATGATTGTACTTGGGGAATTTAAAGCATTCGCTCATGGACTTTGGTGTAATTTCGTATTGGCCAATATGTATTGATATTGATGGTAATAGATACTGATATGCATTGGTTGATATGTTTTCAAttcttataaaaatagaaaataagtgGGGAGAAGTGAACTATATATGGAGTGCGTCACAAGATGACATACCAATTGCTTTCACAGGAGTATGATGCCTAATGGGATCTAGCTTTGAGAGTGGATAAGATCGATGTCTTCCTCCGCAAATATTTGTAAGATTTTAGAATTCACATGCACAGCTAAAAGAATATATTCTCCATCACTAATATAAGACCACGACTTTTCTTTATTTAGTCTATGTGCGCATAAGGGTTAGTGGATATGCTAGCCGCCTCCATCAAAGTAAGATATTTTGCGATCTTTTCTTGTAGTGGCATAATGGTTAGTGCATGTGCTGCCTCCATGGAAGTGAGATTAATTGTGCTATCACCTCATTTGGCTCACTTTTTATACAAACAATAGAGTTGAGGGTACCACTTTTGACACGCTGATCAaagtaataggattcaaatTTTGTGAACAAGTAGATTCGTTGATTCCTCTACTGATCATATATTGAGTCTTAATTCTATTGGAGTTTGACCACAATGTTGCAAAACATAGCTTTGAAATTCTAGGGTATGAAAGAGTAAACGAATGGCACTATAGATAAGCATGGATATTTCATGTGAATGCATTTCAAAAGGTTGTTTAATTGAATTAGATTTTTCGTGATACAAACAAAATAACCATATCAGCTATCtacgtgaaaaaaaaaaaaaaaaaaggtatttgagTGTGTGGAAATGGATTCCTAGTCCCATCACATGTATTTAAAAATAAGTTCCCCATAAAGTTGGAGAACATAAAATAACTGATAATTCTCTATTCTGATCTTCAACAGATCTTGCCTTCTAGGGCTTGAATCAAATCCAAGATATGACCTCCACTTCGAATATATGTCATTCATTTGGAGACATGAGCTTACAATATTTAGGCAAATCTTTGAGCCCCATGTTAACCGGTTAATTGCAATGTATTTCTTTTACGTGTACTGTttaattttataataataaggtgattttttggtttttaaaatgGGGGAAAGGCCTGGGCACATTGCTCAATGTACTGCAAGTTACTGGTGGCTCTGtcttatctctttctttctcccattgAAAAGACTCATACCTCTCTAGCATGATGCCCCATTCTGCAATGCATGCAAGCGGTGTGTCTATATCTTTCTCCCTTAAAATTGATATAGAATTATCTTAGTAAGTCGGCCTTTTGAGCCCCATGcaaatgtaaaaaagaaaaaaagatatataaaaaaaagaaaaagatccaaCAATAATGGAATTTTTCATGTATACTTACAGTTTTCGTGGGTGAGTAAAAAGGACTTGCGGACACATATCATGCAACCCTGCGAGGGCACAAAAGCATCAAAGCATGTCTCAGAGTGTTCAAGTCAGGAAAAGGTGAGGTGGTTGTTTCCCGGTCACAACTTTAAATATTCAGTTAGTGAAGATTAAGCATTCTTCTACAAtgtataaaaatattaataggAAAAATGGTTTATGTCAGAGTGTAGCTCTCGCGCCAATCCTTAtgtctccctcttttttttcttgtaaaatgATCTTCCTGTCTAGTATGAATTGAAATGAATGAGAGGTGTTGATTAGGAACTCGCACATGTGTGAGAGTTACGCTCACGAACAGAAAACATCTATCCGAATAAATAATCATAAAGCCAAAAGGTATTTATAGATTGTGCAAACTAAAGATGAACCTAGATGAgtactgatgatgatgattcaaGACAATATGCGCTTAATTTATTATTAGAGGAATCAATCCTTCAAATCAAATAAAGTAATTTTACGAGAAAGAGCTGTTTGGCTTGGATATTTGTCACTGTTTGTTCACTTGAGTAGTCATATCTCTATATATCTATAAATCAAAGGCAAAAGGTCCACAGAATTTCGGTGCCAACTTAGCTACTACGTGGCATCGTATGCCCGATGGAGTGCTTTTGTAACTAATAGTGTATGGAGAAGAAAAGGTATAAGATAGGACAGCCATCCAAATAAGATTAGAGGGAACTCAATTAAATTGGATGCCTCTAAAGATGCCCATCAAGAAACACCTTTCTAAGTGGCAGAAATCCTTTCCCTCGGGTGCCGagagatgaaaaaaaagaactagGGAAAAAAACATGCACGCTGGTCATGTTGTTCTTAGGTCCGGAGATAAAGGAGGTGAAATTATGATTCCACCCTTgtgaaatatataaaatatattcacCCTCTTTGCAGTCCCTATGCACCCCCTCATTGGGCCGTGTTGATGCAAGTGTCATGCGATACATGTTCAGATAGCATTCTTCTTCCTAAAAAGTTAATATAGTGAGACCcacatgttaagtttgtcttgaattcttgacccattttgaagattgacccacttCGATATATTTTAGTGGCtacccgaatgggaagttttctgagatctgtgcaGGAAGCAGAGGGGTTTGGTCGATAGGTCCAGCTTGACCGCGACCTAATGGATCGACCCGctacttggagtatataatgtactgttgtcttatTGAGAAATCCATTGTGATTTATGGGGTTTTTTTCGAGCTAGAGGCAAATCTTCTCGCCACTGCTTGGGTGCATTTTcttttctgcatagtgaaacatctttttctttgctcgaggatgtagcacaccacaccggtgtgtgagccttgttaaatctctgtgttgtgcggatctattgtttgtttattttcttatttttcttggtaTTTGTTCTAACACCATATTCTCTGAACACGTCAAATAAACAATTAACATATATGAAGTAAAAAATTCcttaccaaataaataaataaatataaaaatcacTTCATGTACTTGCAAATTCCCCAGACGCGGTAGTCTGGTAGCTAATCTCTGAGTGTAGGAAGTTAGAATCCTATCAAGGCGACATGTTAGCTGATCAGTTAGATCCAAAATTTCTGTACAAAAAGGTCTTGTGGCACCAAACTACTTGGTCAAATTTAAGTTCAATAGAGTAGGTTGCGTGAAAGTATTACAAAGCTTCAAGAttcattatattttgaaaaacaatTAATTAGATGACCAAtaatataaaaggaaagaagttaATATATTGGGGTGTTTAAATGATTGAGTAATCCCTTGAAATTTGATCTATATAATCGATTCAAATAATGTCCTTTCTGTACAAACAGTCGGATAATAAAATTATCATTCCACGTGACACATTAGATGGTTAGTCCATGGAGGCTTCCATAGTTGAACCAACCCCACAACAATATTTATCTAAAAAAGGGGAGGAATAATAGGAAGATAGAGACAAATATATTAAAGATGACAATAATAATACACATCTCAGTTCTTAGTTCAAGTAATTTCCTTCTCTACAAGAACAAGACCTGGGTGTGTTCCTTCACAAGATGATCCTTATGAGTTCCATGGGGCTGAAAGATTTATATATAGAGTccatagaaggaaaaaaaaaaaaaaaacccaaatgctCTCTCATGCATTTGTACTAAACAAAGGTGATTCCCAATTTGTCATGAATATAGTAGAAGATCTccctcaactctctctctccactgatGTATCCATCTCCGTTGGCATCAGCTTTTGCAATGGCAGACCAAGCTTTCAAGAAGCAGAATCGAAACCCAAGTTTCCTTAGAGCTTCTTCCAGCTCTTTTCTGCTTACGCGACCATCACCATTGGCATCTATACGCTTCACCCACTCCCAGAACTTCTGTGGAGGCTCTGTCGTGGTGGGATAACGGACAACACGATGCGTTGACATGGACAAGTTAATCTCAGAAATCTGAGTTTCAGTATTCATCTTTTGTGGGTTTGAAACAAAAGCATTCATCCTAAGAAGATGAGGCATTGTAAGTAATGTTGTGAGAGATCAGGAACCCCTTGAAAAAAATAAGAGGTGAAGCTAG
It includes:
- the LOC122073661 gene encoding probable calcium-binding protein CML15, which gives rise to MPHLLRMNAFVSNPQKMNTETQISEINLSMSTHRVVRYPTTTEPPQKFWEWVKRIDANGDGRVSRKELEEALRKLGFRFCFLKAWSAIAKADANGDGYISGERELREIFYYIHDKLGITFV